In Streptomyces alboniger, the following are encoded in one genomic region:
- a CDS encoding ATP-binding cassette domain-containing protein: protein MHSPHDPFVRVRGAREHNLQGVDVDIPRDVLAVFTGVSGSGKSSLAFGTIYAEAQRRYFESVAPYARRLIHQVGAPKVGEITGLPPAVSLQQRRSAPTSRSSVGTVTTLSNSLRMLFSRAGTYPEGAQRLDSDAFSPNTAAGACAECHGLGRVHRTTEELLVPDPSLSIREGAIAAWPGAWQGKNLRDVLDTLGYDVDRPWRELDAADREWILFTDEQPVVTVHPVREAGRIQRPYQGTYMSARRYVMKTFSDSKSQTLRAKAERFLASAPCPACGGSRLRPEALAVTFAGRTIAELAALPLSELAKALEGAERSSESARVLTDDLLARIATVTELGLGYLSPDRATPTLSAGELQRLRLATQLRSGLFGVVYVLDEPSAALHPADTEALLTVLDRLKAAGNSVFVVEHHLDVMRHADWLVDVGPQAGEHGGRVLHSGPVAGLEGVRESATARFLFDRSPAPVRDVRAARGWLKIGPVTRHNLRGVSAELPLGAFTAVTGVSGSGKSTLVGEITEELAGVGRLVRVDQKPIGRTPRSNLATYTGLFDVVRKVFAGTDAAKARGYGVGRFSFNVAGGRCETCQGEGFVSVELLFLPSTYAPCPACAGARYNPETLDVTYHGRNIAQVLDLTVEAAAGFFADTPSVVRSLRTLLDVGLGYLRLGQPATELSGGEAQRIKLASELQRARRGHTLYLLDEPTTGLHPADVDVLTHRLHELVDAGNSVVVVEHDMAVVAGADWVIDLGPDGGEGGGRIVAAGPPREVARAEGSRTAPYLARALD, encoded by the coding sequence ATGCACAGCCCCCACGATCCGTTCGTACGTGTCCGGGGCGCCCGGGAACACAATCTCCAGGGCGTCGACGTGGACATCCCGCGCGATGTCCTCGCGGTCTTCACCGGCGTCTCCGGTTCCGGGAAGTCCTCGCTCGCCTTCGGGACGATCTACGCCGAGGCCCAGCGGCGCTACTTCGAGTCCGTGGCGCCGTACGCCCGGCGCCTCATCCACCAGGTGGGCGCGCCGAAGGTCGGGGAGATCACGGGACTGCCGCCCGCGGTCTCGCTCCAGCAGCGCCGCTCGGCGCCGACCTCGCGCTCCTCCGTCGGCACGGTCACCACCCTGTCCAACTCGCTGCGGATGCTCTTCTCGCGCGCGGGCACCTACCCCGAGGGCGCCCAGCGGCTCGACTCGGACGCCTTCTCGCCGAACACCGCGGCCGGCGCGTGCGCCGAGTGCCACGGCCTCGGCCGGGTCCACCGCACCACCGAGGAGCTGCTGGTCCCCGACCCCTCGCTGTCCATCCGCGAGGGCGCCATCGCCGCGTGGCCCGGCGCCTGGCAGGGCAAGAACCTGCGGGACGTCCTGGACACCCTCGGCTATGACGTGGACCGCCCGTGGCGCGAGCTGGACGCGGCGGACCGCGAGTGGATCCTCTTCACGGACGAGCAGCCGGTGGTGACCGTGCATCCGGTGCGCGAGGCGGGCCGGATCCAACGCCCTTACCAGGGTACGTACATGAGCGCCCGGCGCTATGTCATGAAAACCTTCTCGGACTCCAAGAGCCAGACGCTGCGCGCCAAGGCCGAACGGTTCCTGGCGAGCGCGCCCTGCCCGGCGTGCGGCGGCAGCAGGCTGCGGCCCGAGGCCCTCGCGGTCACGTTCGCGGGCCGCACGATCGCCGAACTCGCCGCGCTCCCCCTGTCCGAGCTGGCCAAGGCCCTTGAGGGCGCGGAGCGTTCGTCGGAGTCGGCGCGTGTCCTGACCGACGACCTGCTGGCCCGTATCGCGACGGTCACCGAACTCGGGCTCGGCTATCTCAGCCCCGACCGCGCCACACCGACCTTGTCGGCGGGCGAACTACAGCGGCTGCGGCTCGCCACGCAGCTGCGCTCGGGCCTCTTCGGTGTGGTCTACGTGCTGGACGAGCCGTCGGCGGCCCTCCACCCGGCGGACACGGAAGCCCTGTTGACGGTCCTGGACCGCCTCAAGGCCGCGGGCAACTCCGTCTTCGTGGTGGAGCACCACCTGGACGTCATGCGCCACGCGGACTGGCTCGTCGACGTCGGCCCGCAGGCGGGCGAGCACGGCGGGCGGGTGCTGCACAGCGGCCCGGTGGCCGGACTCGAAGGGGTGCGGGAGTCCGCGACGGCTCGCTTCCTCTTCGACCGGTCACCGGCACCGGTGCGCGACGTGCGCGCCGCGCGAGGCTGGTTGAAAATCGGCCCGGTCACCCGGCACAACCTGCGTGGCGTGAGCGCGGAGCTGCCCCTCGGCGCCTTCACGGCGGTCACGGGCGTCTCGGGCTCGGGCAAGTCCACGCTCGTCGGCGAGATCACCGAGGAGCTGGCGGGGGTCGGCCGCCTGGTCCGCGTCGACCAGAAGCCGATCGGGCGCACGCCGCGCTCCAACCTCGCCACGTACACCGGTCTCTTCGACGTGGTGCGCAAGGTCTTCGCGGGTACGGACGCGGCGAAGGCACGGGGTTACGGCGTCGGCCGGTTCTCCTTCAACGTAGCGGGCGGGCGGTGCGAGACCTGTCAGGGGGAGGGCTTCGTCAGCGTCGAGCTGCTCTTCCTGCCGAGCACCTACGCGCCCTGCCCGGCCTGCGCGGGGGCCCGCTACAACCCCGAGACCCTCGACGTGACGTACCACGGGAGGAACATCGCCCAGGTGCTCGACCTCACGGTGGAGGCGGCCGCGGGGTTCTTCGCGGACACCCCGTCCGTCGTACGCAGTCTGCGGACGCTCCTCGATGTCGGGCTCGGCTATCTGCGGCTCGGTCAGCCGGCCACGGAGCTGTCGGGCGGCGAGGCCCAACGGATCAAGCTGGCGAGCGAGTTGCAGCGGGCCCGGCGCGGCCACACGCTCTACCTCCTCGACGAACCGACGACCGGCCTGCACCCCGCGGACGTCGACGTCCTCACCCACCGCCTGCACGAGCTGGTCGACGCGGGGAACTCGGTGGTCGTCGTCGAACACGACATGGCGGTGGTGGCGGGCGCGGACTGGGTCATCGACCTCGGCCCGGACGGGGGCGAGGGCGGCGGCCGGATCGTGGCGGCGGGCCCGCCGAGGGAGGTGGCACGGGCCGAGGGCAGCCGCACGGCCCCGTACTTGGCCCGCGCGCTCGACTAG
- a CDS encoding alpha-hydroxy acid oxidase → MERAAAAVLPADVRDFLFGGSGAETTLDANRAAMDRVFLVPRVLRDVSRCTTGTTLLGRPARMPVAVAPVAYQRLVHPEGELAAARAAHAAGVPFTAGSLSSVPVERLTATGAAVWFQLYWPRASGHAFDLVTRAEDAGVEAIVLTVDVPWMGRRLRDMRNRFALPDHVRAAHLAAGTTAAHRAPAGPSSALAAHTDAAFSASLTWASVAALRERTRLPLVLKGVLAPEDAVRAVECGVDAVVVSNHGGRQLDGAVPSVDALPGIVAALGGRCEVLLDSGVRSGTDVLRALALGARGVLVGRPPVWGLAMGGEAGARRVLELLGDEFRDALGLAGCADVSAAGELRTLRR, encoded by the coding sequence ATGGAACGCGCCGCGGCCGCCGTCCTCCCCGCCGACGTACGGGATTTCCTCTTCGGGGGCAGCGGCGCCGAGACCACGCTCGACGCCAACCGCGCCGCGATGGACCGTGTCTTCCTCGTCCCGCGCGTCCTGCGGGACGTGTCGCGGTGCACGACGGGGACCACCCTCCTCGGGCGCCCGGCCCGGATGCCGGTGGCGGTCGCGCCCGTCGCCTATCAGCGGCTCGTGCACCCCGAGGGCGAACTGGCCGCAGCCCGCGCGGCGCACGCGGCGGGCGTGCCGTTCACCGCCGGCTCCCTCAGCAGCGTCCCGGTCGAGCGGCTCACCGCGACCGGCGCGGCCGTATGGTTCCAGCTCTACTGGCCGCGCGCGAGCGGCCACGCCTTCGACCTGGTCACCAGGGCCGAGGACGCCGGCGTGGAGGCCATCGTGCTCACCGTCGACGTGCCGTGGATGGGCCGACGGCTGCGGGACATGCGCAATCGGTTCGCGCTGCCGGACCATGTGCGGGCCGCCCATCTGGCCGCGGGCACCACCGCGGCGCACCGGGCCCCTGCCGGGCCCTCCTCCGCGCTGGCGGCCCACACCGACGCCGCCTTCTCCGCGTCCCTCACGTGGGCATCGGTGGCGGCGCTGCGGGAGCGGACCCGGCTGCCGCTGGTCCTCAAGGGCGTGCTGGCGCCCGAGGACGCGGTGCGTGCCGTCGAGTGCGGGGTGGACGCCGTGGTGGTCTCCAACCACGGGGGCCGCCAGCTGGACGGCGCGGTCCCGAGCGTGGACGCGCTGCCGGGGATCGTAGCGGCCCTGGGCGGGCGCTGCGAGGTCCTGCTGGACAGCGGGGTCCGCAGCGGGACGGACGTCCTGAGGGCGCTGGCCCTGGGCGCCCGCGGCGTTCTGGTCGGCCGCCCGCCGGTCTGGGGGCTCGCCATGGGCGGGGAGGCGGGGGCGCGGCGCGTCCTGGAACTCCTCGGTGACGAGTTCCGCGACGCGCTGGGGCTCGCGGGCTGCGCGGACGTGTCCGCCGCCGGGGAACTGCGCACGCTGCGGCGGTGA
- the hppD gene encoding 4-hydroxyphenylpyruvate dioxygenase, protein MSELANPESTENPLSDLSIDYVEMYVEDLARATSSWVDRYAFTVVGTSTSADHRGVALRQGQITLVLTQATSDEHPGSAYVAGHGDGVADIALRTADPEAAFHAAVARGALAHRSPERHPGGGPAVTAAVRGFGDVVHTLVRRAPGAGPGLPAGYVPVPDASREPAADAGLLELDHIAVCLHAGDLGPMVDYYCDALGFRDIFQEHITVGAQAMESTAVQSRSGTVTLTLIEPDTSAASGQIDEFLKSHQGAGVQHLAFSAGDAVRSVRGLSERGVGFLRTPSSYYDLLGRRVSLSAERLEDLRATHVLAAEDHDGQLFQIFTASDHPRGTLFFEIIERRGAETFGSANIKALYEAVELERTKQRGFHQR, encoded by the coding sequence ATGAGCGAATTGGCAAACCCCGAGAGCACCGAGAATCCGCTGTCGGACCTGTCGATCGACTACGTCGAGATGTACGTCGAGGACCTGGCGAGGGCGACGTCCTCGTGGGTCGACCGGTACGCCTTCACCGTGGTCGGTACGAGCACGTCCGCGGACCACCGCGGGGTCGCGCTCCGCCAGGGGCAGATCACTCTCGTCCTCACGCAGGCGACGTCGGACGAGCACCCCGGCTCGGCGTACGTGGCGGGGCACGGCGACGGTGTCGCCGACATCGCCCTGCGCACCGCCGACCCGGAGGCGGCCTTCCACGCGGCCGTCGCGCGCGGCGCCCTGGCGCACCGGTCCCCGGAGCGGCACCCCGGCGGCGGCCCCGCGGTCACCGCTGCGGTGCGCGGCTTCGGGGACGTCGTCCACACCCTCGTGCGGCGCGCTCCCGGGGCGGGGCCCGGCCTTCCGGCCGGCTATGTTCCCGTGCCGGACGCGAGCCGTGAACCGGCCGCGGACGCGGGCCTGTTGGAGCTGGACCACATCGCGGTGTGCCTGCACGCGGGCGACCTCGGGCCGATGGTCGACTACTACTGCGACGCGCTCGGTTTCCGGGACATCTTCCAGGAGCACATCACCGTCGGCGCCCAGGCGATGGAGTCGACGGCGGTGCAGAGCCGGTCGGGCACGGTGACACTGACCCTCATCGAGCCGGACACGTCGGCGGCGAGCGGCCAGATCGACGAGTTCCTCAAGAGCCATCAGGGCGCGGGCGTCCAGCACCTGGCGTTCTCCGCGGGCGACGCGGTGCGGTCGGTGCGGGGCCTGTCCGAGCGGGGCGTCGGCTTCCTGCGTACGCCGTCGTCGTACTACGACCTGCTCGGCCGGCGCGTCTCGCTGAGCGCGGAGCGGCTCGAGGACCTGCGGGCGACGCACGTACTGGCCGCGGAGGACCACGACGGGCAGCTCTTCCAGATCTTCACCGCCTCTGACCATCCGCGCGGCACGCTGTTCTTCGAGATCATCGAGCGGCGGGGAGCCGAGACCTTCGGCAGCGCGAACATCAAGGCGCTCTACGAAGCCGTGGAGCTGGAGCGGACGAAGCAGCGTGGATTCCATCAGCGCTGA
- a CDS encoding prephenate dehydrogenase, with translation MRTMTVIGTGLIGTSVALAVSRRGVRVFLADRDPAAARTAAALGAGLARAPGETVDLAVIAVPPSQVGAVLAEAQERGLARSYTDVASVKAGPEQAVLRGAPEPARYIGGHPLAGRERSGPLAARAELFRDRNWVLTPSRLASDDAFERALELVALCDAVPIVMRSRDHDAAVAVTSHVPHLMASLVAARLREGPAGLSRVAGQGLRDATRIAGGDSRLWGDILEANAPAVAGVLKDLHTDLSRLVPALDALARPGGADRDLGMRALVDLLDRGISGLAEIPGPPDCESYGMRVAVAERPGELARLLAAVADLGVTAEDAAVETAVAGAGFTVRFAVPARAADKLADALGAGGWDVEWDPARPSARNGRLDDVVGPSGSM, from the coding sequence ATGCGCACCATGACCGTCATCGGCACGGGTCTGATCGGCACGTCCGTCGCGCTCGCCGTGAGCAGGCGGGGCGTGCGGGTGTTCTTGGCCGACCGGGACCCCGCCGCCGCGAGAACGGCCGCCGCGCTCGGCGCCGGCCTCGCGCGAGCCCCCGGGGAGACCGTCGACCTGGCTGTGATCGCCGTCCCGCCCAGCCAGGTCGGTGCCGTCCTCGCCGAGGCGCAGGAACGCGGTCTCGCCCGCTCGTACACCGACGTGGCGAGTGTGAAGGCGGGGCCCGAACAGGCGGTGCTGCGCGGTGCCCCCGAACCCGCCCGCTACATCGGCGGCCACCCTCTGGCGGGCCGGGAGCGTTCGGGCCCGCTGGCCGCCCGTGCCGAGCTGTTCCGTGACCGCAACTGGGTGCTCACGCCGTCCCGGCTCGCCTCGGACGACGCCTTCGAACGGGCCTTGGAACTGGTCGCCCTGTGCGACGCCGTCCCGATCGTGATGCGCAGTCGGGACCACGACGCCGCCGTGGCCGTGACCTCCCACGTACCGCATCTGATGGCCAGCCTCGTCGCGGCCCGGCTGCGGGAGGGTCCCGCCGGTCTCTCCCGCGTCGCGGGGCAGGGGCTGCGCGACGCCACCCGGATCGCAGGCGGCGACTCCCGGCTGTGGGGCGACATCCTTGAGGCCAACGCCCCGGCCGTCGCGGGCGTTCTCAAGGACCTGCACACCGATCTGTCCCGCCTCGTCCCCGCGCTGGACGCGCTCGCCCGGCCCGGCGGCGCGGACCGCGACCTCGGCATGCGGGCGCTGGTGGACCTGCTCGACCGGGGCATCTCGGGCCTCGCGGAGATTCCCGGGCCCCCGGACTGCGAGAGCTACGGGATGCGAGTGGCCGTCGCTGAGCGCCCCGGAGAGCTGGCGCGGCTCCTCGCCGCCGTCGCGGACCTCGGCGTCACAGCGGAGGACGCCGCCGTCGAGACGGCCGTCGCGGGCGCCGGATTCACCGTGCGGTTCGCGGTTCCCGCCCGAGCGGCCGACAAGCTGGCGGACGCGCTCGGCGCCGGGGGCTGGGACGTCGAATGGGATCCGGCTCGTCCAAGTGCGCGAAACGGGCGGTTGGACGATGTTGTCGGTCCGTCGGGATCCATGTGA
- a CDS encoding aminotransferase class I/II-fold pyridoxal phosphate-dependent enzyme: MAEQIADDYAPGNSLAAEDRASAANRDAFDRIGLRQAGLSGWPGKSGQAGAAAPETTVKVLDRSWSAPLVVGPLDAPARPGGELAVVRAAAAAGLPAVVSAFAERTFAELASAADVPLWLRTYAFQDRETARRLAGRARDAGFGALLLALGDRDDVRARRVAAPAELGAPGPFDDVRTLLRSRADWPDVAWLRSATGLPLLVAGIASATGARRALDAGADGIVVTAFDALPEIAEAVAGRCPVLLSGGLRRGADILASLASGADAVVVGRPVLDGLRAGGRAGVTEALGGLVRELTDAMAFTGAATLTDIGPDAIRTGPRPAEAAPVRAARPLRKAELHASVSDPVLDTMTFLNEITSRYPEAISFAPGRPYDGFFDSEQIFTHLRRYLNHLEEQGSSPRQVRTAMYQYGPTAGQIREIIADSLRADENIDVPAESIVVTVGAQEAMLLVLRALIRGPDDVLLVSSPCYVGITGAARLLDVAVTAVEEGEDGFSCADLEAAIRNERERGRRPRAFYVVPDHSNPSGTTMGPRVRAELLALAARHGILVLEDSPYRLVSPGRPLPTLKSLDRAHTVVHLGSFSKTVFPGARVGFVIADQPVLDDAGRTGLLADELAKIKSMVTVNTSSLSQAAVAGALLAADGMVSELNTAAAAYYGDAMRATLRELDRYLPPDRREALGVRWNEPTGGFFLTVRVPFRADNAALIHSAQDFGVIWTPMSYFHPEGGGQHGIRLSTSYLTPAQIEEGAARLARFIEARSATPEGAAP; the protein is encoded by the coding sequence ATGGCGGAACAGATCGCCGACGATTATGCGCCGGGAAATTCCCTGGCTGCCGAAGACCGCGCGTCCGCCGCCAACCGCGACGCCTTCGACCGGATCGGCCTGCGACAGGCCGGGCTGTCCGGGTGGCCCGGTAAGTCCGGACAGGCCGGTGCCGCGGCGCCCGAGACCACCGTGAAGGTCCTCGACCGGAGCTGGTCGGCGCCGCTGGTCGTCGGCCCGCTCGATGCCCCGGCACGGCCCGGCGGCGAACTCGCCGTCGTCAGGGCAGCGGCGGCGGCCGGGCTCCCGGCCGTGGTGAGCGCCTTCGCCGAGCGGACCTTCGCCGAACTCGCCTCGGCCGCCGACGTCCCCCTCTGGCTGCGGACCTACGCGTTCCAGGACCGGGAGACGGCACGCCGCCTCGCCGGGCGGGCACGGGACGCCGGGTTCGGGGCGCTGCTCCTCGCGCTCGGCGACCGCGACGACGTCCGTGCCAGGCGCGTCGCCGCCCCCGCCGAACTGGGCGCGCCGGGCCCCTTCGACGACGTACGCACCCTGCTCCGGTCCCGCGCCGACTGGCCCGACGTGGCGTGGCTGCGCTCGGCCACCGGGCTGCCGCTGCTGGTCGCGGGCATCGCAAGCGCCACCGGGGCGCGGCGTGCCCTCGACGCGGGCGCCGACGGAATCGTGGTCACCGCCTTCGACGCCCTCCCGGAGATCGCCGAGGCCGTGGCGGGCCGCTGCCCCGTCCTGCTGAGCGGCGGTCTCCGCCGCGGCGCGGACATCCTGGCGTCACTCGCCTCGGGCGCGGACGCCGTCGTCGTGGGCCGCCCGGTCCTCGACGGGCTGCGGGCGGGAGGACGCGCGGGCGTGACGGAAGCGCTGGGCGGCCTCGTCCGGGAGCTGACTGACGCGATGGCATTCACGGGCGCCGCCACGCTCACGGACATCGGCCCCGACGCGATCCGCACCGGCCCCCGCCCCGCCGAAGCGGCGCCGGTACGCGCCGCACGGCCGCTGCGGAAGGCCGAGCTGCACGCCAGCGTGTCCGACCCGGTCCTGGACACCATGACCTTCCTCAACGAGATCACCTCCCGCTACCCGGAGGCGATCTCCTTCGCGCCGGGCCGCCCCTACGACGGCTTCTTCGACAGCGAGCAGATCTTCACGCACCTGCGCCGGTATCTGAACCACCTTGAGGAGCAGGGCAGTTCACCGCGGCAGGTGCGCACCGCCATGTACCAGTACGGGCCCACCGCAGGCCAGATCCGGGAGATCATCGCCGACTCGCTGCGCGCCGACGAGAACATCGACGTACCGGCCGAGTCCATCGTGGTGACCGTCGGCGCGCAGGAGGCGATGCTCCTCGTACTGCGGGCCCTCATCAGGGGACCCGACGACGTCCTCCTCGTCTCCAGCCCCTGTTACGTGGGGATCACCGGCGCGGCCCGGCTCCTGGACGTCGCCGTCACCGCTGTGGAGGAAGGTGAGGACGGGTTCTCCTGCGCCGATCTGGAAGCGGCGATCAGGAACGAGCGGGAGCGCGGGCGCCGCCCCCGGGCCTTCTACGTCGTTCCCGACCACTCCAACCCGTCCGGCACCACGATGGGCCCGCGGGTCCGCGCCGAACTCCTCGCCCTCGCCGCCCGCCACGGCATCCTCGTACTGGAGGACAGCCCCTACCGCCTGGTGAGCCCCGGCCGGCCGCTGCCGACCCTGAAGTCCCTGGACCGCGCGCACACCGTGGTGCACCTGGGCTCGTTCTCCAAGACGGTGTTCCCCGGCGCCCGGGTGGGCTTCGTCATCGCCGACCAGCCCGTCCTCGACGACGCGGGCCGCACCGGACTGCTCGCGGACGAGCTGGCGAAGATCAAGAGCATGGTGACGGTCAACACCTCCTCGCTCAGCCAGGCCGCCGTGGCGGGCGCCCTCCTCGCGGCGGACGGGATGGTCTCGGAGCTGAACACCGCGGCCGCCGCCTACTACGGCGACGCCATGCGGGCCACGCTCAGGGAGCTGGACCGCTATCTCCCGCCGGACCGGCGCGAGGCCCTCGGCGTGCGCTGGAACGAACCCACGGGCGGCTTCTTCCTCACCGTGCGCGTGCCGTTCCGCGCCGACAACGCCGCGCTGATCCACTCCGCTCAGGACTTCGGCGTCATCTGGACGCCCATGTCGTACTTCCATCCCGAGGGCGGCGGACAGCACGGCATCCGCCTCTCCACCAGTTACCTGACGCCCGCTCAGATCGAGGAGGGCGCCGCGAGGCTCGCGCGCTTCATCGAGGCGCGGAGCGCGACACCGGAAGGGGCAGCACCGTGA
- the dpgA gene encoding 3,5-dihydroxyphenylacetyl-CoA synthase DpgA, with translation MTTDIAPPGVLDGVRAPATRRSQLPTAPRIVGVGTAVSATSYSQREVLDAFGITDPKVRSVFLNSAIERRNLTLPAEDAHGVRAPESQGDLLDKHKALALEMGAEALRVCLKSAGAELADLRHLCCVTSTGFLTPGLSALLIRELGIDRHCGRADIVGMGCNAGLNALSVEAGWAASHPGELAVVLCVEACSAAYAMDSTMRTAVVNSLFGDGAAAVALLAGEGREPTAQPEPAVLKFASCIIPDAVDAMRYDWDRAQGRFSFFLDPQIPYVVGAHAEIVVDRLLDGTGLRRSDIRHWLVHSGGKKVIDAVVVNLGLTRHDVRHTVGVLRDHGNVSSGSFLFSYERLLEEGVTRPGEYGVLMTMGPGSTIETALIRW, from the coding sequence ATGACCACTGACATAGCACCGCCCGGGGTGCTGGACGGCGTCCGGGCCCCGGCGACGCGGCGGAGCCAACTGCCGACGGCCCCCCGGATCGTCGGGGTGGGCACGGCCGTGAGCGCCACCTCCTACTCCCAGCGGGAAGTACTCGACGCCTTCGGCATCACCGACCCCAAGGTGCGGTCGGTCTTCCTCAACAGCGCCATCGAGCGCCGCAACCTCACCCTGCCCGCCGAGGACGCCCACGGCGTGCGCGCCCCCGAGTCCCAGGGCGACCTGCTCGACAAGCACAAGGCACTGGCACTGGAGATGGGCGCCGAAGCGCTGCGCGTCTGCCTGAAGAGCGCCGGAGCCGAACTCGCCGACCTGCGCCACCTGTGCTGCGTCACCTCCACCGGATTCCTCACGCCGGGTCTCAGCGCCCTGCTGATACGGGAGTTGGGCATCGACCGGCACTGCGGCAGGGCCGATATCGTCGGCATGGGCTGCAACGCGGGCCTCAACGCCCTGAGCGTGGAGGCCGGCTGGGCGGCGTCCCACCCCGGTGAACTCGCCGTCGTCCTCTGCGTGGAGGCGTGCTCGGCCGCGTACGCCATGGACTCGACGATGCGTACGGCCGTCGTGAACAGCCTCTTCGGTGACGGCGCGGCGGCCGTCGCCCTCCTCGCGGGGGAGGGGCGCGAGCCGACGGCACAACCGGAACCGGCGGTACTGAAGTTCGCCAGCTGCATCATCCCGGACGCCGTGGACGCGATGCGCTACGACTGGGACCGCGCACAGGGCAGGTTCAGCTTCTTCCTCGACCCCCAGATCCCCTACGTCGTGGGCGCGCACGCCGAGATCGTCGTCGACCGCCTGCTGGACGGCACCGGGCTGCGCAGGAGCGACATACGGCACTGGCTCGTGCACTCCGGGGGCAAGAAGGTCATCGACGCCGTCGTGGTCAACCTCGGGCTGACCCGCCATGACGTACGGCACACCGTCGGCGTGCTGCGCGACCACGGGAACGTGTCCAGCGGCTCGTTCCTCTTCTCCTACGAACGCCTCCTCGAAGAGGGGGTCACCCGGCCCGGCGAGTACGGAGTGCTCATGACCATGGGTCCGGGCTCCACCATCGAGACCGCGCTGATCCGATGGTGA
- the dpgB gene encoding enoyl-CoA-hydratase DpgB, which produces MKPLRTLELDGSEPLSATAVKAVTDLCDRAEDPHGHGVTSVHVTGAPHGDWTGGLDVTLVTKWERALRRLERLPAATLAVARGDCGGTALDAFLAADLRVAAPDTRLLVPRDATATWPGMAGYRLVQLAGAARVRGAVLFGRPIEAAEALALGVVDELADDPAAAATAAADLADGLSGKEIAIRRQLLFDAATTSFEDALGAHLAACDRTLRQGTEEEVAAS; this is translated from the coding sequence ATGAAGCCCCTGCGCACACTGGAGTTGGACGGCTCCGAGCCCCTTTCGGCCACGGCCGTCAAGGCCGTCACGGACCTCTGCGACCGCGCGGAGGACCCGCACGGCCACGGCGTCACGTCCGTCCATGTCACCGGCGCGCCGCACGGCGACTGGACCGGCGGCCTCGACGTCACGCTCGTCACCAAGTGGGAGCGCGCCCTGCGCCGCCTGGAACGGCTGCCGGCCGCCACGCTCGCGGTGGCTCGCGGCGACTGCGGCGGGACCGCGCTCGACGCGTTCCTCGCCGCCGACCTCCGCGTGGCCGCCCCGGACACCCGGCTCCTCGTCCCGCGCGACGCCACGGCCACCTGGCCCGGCATGGCCGGCTACCGCCTGGTCCAGCTCGCCGGGGCCGCTCGGGTCCGGGGAGCCGTCCTGTTCGGCCGCCCGATCGAGGCCGCCGAGGCGCTGGCGCTGGGCGTCGTCGACGAACTCGCCGACGACCCGGCTGCGGCCGCCACGGCCGCAGCCGACCTCGCGGACGGCCTGTCCGGCAAAGAGATCGCGATCCGGCGGCAGTTGCTGTTCGACGCCGCGACGACCAGCTTCGAGGACGCCCTGGGCGCCCACCTCGCGGCCTGCGACCGCACCCTGCGGCAGGGAACCGAAGAGGAGGTGGCGGCCTCGTGA